TCCGAATTTCTTAAGTTTTAAGcaataaaaactattttgcaACAATTACAgtgaaatttaaattgaaattggaAAAAAGGATATGGCATTTCACAGGAAGAGGCTCTTGGGCCATAAAGCTTGCTTtgacaaaaataattccacttctttaattttttatctactcatacatataaaatattcaaaaagaaaaagtcGTTGAAACCTTCTTTAATTTCATCATATCCTTAGTTCTTGACTGAAaagtttttgaacattttctatttgtacatgtattactaaatTGAACTTTGAACTTCGGACCCCATTTATTGCCTTGAAATAaacgattttaacaattcagAATTTACACTATATGAAGATGCAAAGTAATATCACAAATGTTAACACTGAAGAACTTGATcagaacattttttaacattttctttatatttctatattgaattttgaatttatctgGGCCCCCAGAAGTTATTTATagatagttattgttttttgaaattaataattacatgatttattttcttttggtGTATTTGGATGCCTTGTATCGCATTTGACCTAGTggttatagaaataaaaaatgtgtgAAATGTTTACAGGCGGACGTACAGACAACAAGACGGACGACGTATAACGTTTTAAAGGTATAATAGAAGCTCAATTGAATCTGTGGCTAAGGTGAGCTAAATACAGACCACTGGGTGTATTTCCGAGAAATATGTGCATGAGTATTTCTCTAGATTTAGAGTAGgttaaatatatgaatataatgaacagaaatcaaacacaaaatttaatgaaaattgtctcaaaataaaaaagaaaatatatgtattcattcccaaaacgaaacttaattgtaattaattataatggatattgatttaattatacagaaaaatacatatacatgtacatgaaatacaGATTATCAAAACCAGCAGATATTACGTAGCATTTGATTTAGAATTAAAGGTAATGACCGAATAACACAAGAGAGAGAAATCAAAGCCCTCGAAGACTATTGATTACGAGCAAACAACATAGAAACTATTCCAATAATGGATAAAAAGAGCATGCTTGTTCAtcgtaatttttgttttttataagaaatatacatgcacacATATGTATTGTAATTCTAAATATTGTCAAACAGTGCATTTAGTCCTGCCATGCAACTCTTCATTCGTATTCCGATCTGACATGCGAATCGACAAAAGTACTGATTTTTAAAGGACCAACTAGGaacaaaaatctttaataaaactttatacatttttcttttttccggTCCCGCCCGGTTCCTTTTTTCCAGTCCCGTCCGGAATTGGTGCTAAgtctggaaaaaaaagaaaagcatgCAGTCCACCGAAAAAAAgacttaaaaatatgaaaaaaaagagtttttaaTACCTTATTCTTTAAACATAAAACCAAAATAATTACACTTATCTACCTTAAAACAATTATAGAAAAAGACAAACTGTTCCATCAAATTTACCTGGATGGTGGAGTGGTACTCGGGCCTGCATAATTGGTGGCAAACGAACATACTCCTCTGGCGTCAGGAAAGGCAACTCTTCCTTTGTCCCACATGTTGTCTTTATATCGTATTCTCTAGTTACTGATgaatcttttcaaaaaaatataattcaaatctATCTTACTGGCTTTGTTTGAATTAATATTCATCGCTCAATAATTTAACAAAGCACAATATTACAaatacaggtttatgaaataaatataaaaacgtTTATTGCATCACCTGTTTCAAAGTAGTCATATATCTTCACGTAGGCTGGTTTAGGGTtccttaatttatttttctgctcTACATCTAAGTTAAAACACTTTTGTTCAGCATCAAgctaaaacaaattatataaatgactacttaattgagtaacagtttgataaaagaaatattacatacaaaatatgttaatttttggGATTGAAATCGAATTATGAATTCCCAAGCGACAAATTTACTTCGATCTACTGAATAACATAAAGCCAATTTCAAAAACcatatatctatttatttacaaaCACCTTTCGCCAGAAGCAGAATATTTTGGTCTTTTGACTCCTCAGGcattaattatttgttaaattaGGTAAATCCTTGTTAATTATCTAGTGTTTTGGGCAAAGAGGTCGCAGTCAAATGACCAACAATTCAGAAGATCGGCCTCGGTAGTTGAGAATAACTGAATACAAATACAAAGTGGGAAAAATATTTCATCTGTTATTACACAACAAATTGTGCTAACAGAGGTTTACCGAACGTATATGTCAAAAATATACGTaagatatatagacaaaaacaccccacaacaacaacaacccccccccccccgaaataaACATATGACATTAAAtcttgaatttttaaacattcaatGCCTATTATATAAAAGTTAATCCCCTCGTAGAGTTGATTGTCTTGAACAATAATGTCTTTATATATAACTGTGTGTTTGCAGTATTTGTAacagaatgtaaatataattactttttcataatttttttataatgtcgtaattaaaattaaattgaggtcatttaaaaagattaacataaaaagattttttttaaaaagtcaaataaaaaaagaaattataaggATAGGcataattaatttgtatttaatatcGATTTTATTAAACTTCGGTGTTACCATTAAAATGCTCTTCATATCATTGTATCACATTATCAAGATTTAAAACATGGATCAGAAAGCAGTTAATGCAAAGCTTTCAACATCAATGAAACTAACGTACGTCTTCAAAATAAAAGTTGACAATATCTCCGGTGAGTTCATATTTTTGAAGACCCGTTGTTTTTTTAAGATCATCGGATATTTTCTGTGAAATAGAAAATAACTATTGATTAAGCAATCCTATGAAATAATGAGATaagttttgaatgaaaatatacaaacaaatcAGTTACATAACATACCTTGTGCAACAATTCtgcaaaaatttgtttttctttggtttGAAAAGTGTAAATccgattttattatatatatatatatatatatatatatatatatatatatatatatatatatatatatatatatatatatatatatatatataagtctgaacaattattttaaatcttaaaggaTCCAAGATACgatttgaattaaaacttttacagTCTTTGTGGGGTTTTTCTAAGTATCTAAAATGGTAGATatgaatatctttttaattataagtgaaagtttaaaaacaaaattgagtGCAAGCAAaatagttatacatgtagtattccaAATTCATTGTTACATTATATCTGAACAAAGTCTTGCTATTGATCACATTGAGTGGTATTAGtatgagtttaatttttttttcataatgttatCTATGAACACATTCAATTAGATTTTCTGGTTTAGAAtgcgtatttttttcaaagaaatgaaaatttttctacCATGCATTATTTCTAACAAATATAAGATTCAaggtttacataacaatgagttaatacctctgtatctcgcttgaaACATGACTACTAACAGTCAATAtttgtcaatcattcaaaatgtacaAGTAAACAACTTTAaccatataaataaaaatattttcttttatttcgaATCGTATCAAGGATCCCTTGAAAACACAAACAACTCTGCAATCTATTACTCAGTAAGATTAAAATTGTGAAGTAACATcttatttttgttcataattCAACGTTTTATACGAACCGGGATCCAACCAGTCTGCATTTTGACTTCAACTATAGTCATGTTGTTTCGAACACTACTTCCGTTATaactacaaataaaataatttgtattaaaACCCTTTCCTGTTGTCTTTAGGGTGAAATGACAACACTGTTACGGTTTAGAGAATGGAAGTTATAATTCACAATTCATTACAGCATTATAGCTTTTAATGAGgaaattacatattttaatgaatctgATGAGAATAAAGCGACCGAGagtaaaactgttttattataatgaatgaAAGATTATGAcaatcaatgtttgttttatgatgTAAAAATGCTTGAATAGGAGCTGGTGTCCACTTGTGACGTCATAACAATTCACATGCAAAACTTACGgggttttttcaaaaaaatatattgattttattttgaagtatttataagtatttttaaGGTTTAGTTAGAATATTTATAACAATCTTTATCTAATTGTGTAAACCAGATTTTCCTGAGCATGTTTACTATGATTTGAATATTGATGTATTCTATCTGAAACCTTCGACATGCACATCGGATAATATTACTTTGCTTATAGATGAAGCATCAAAATACatcatgttacatgtaccttGCACATATATTGATGGTTCTCTTGGAACAATGGCCATGTTTTTGCTTCGATCTGATGATGAAGACCTTTAAAGTAAAGTCCGGATCAGCCTTAACTTTTGGCTTTACGATTTTCATGGTTGCCTGAAACGAGATTActatttttcagatatttttaaatgtgtaacaattctggttgttttttttagatttagattcttttgtaaaattgttgcaAAACTATTTTCGAAGATGATTGTCTGATTAAATAGTCCCAACGTGTACATGtgaatttgtataaaaattatacGCACAATTCCACGAAAGCAAAAGCAACATGAATACTGATTTTGTGATGACCACGTCGAAGCAAAAATATTCACTTTAAAGTGTATATACTTTCCTATTTGTCGATTCTTACCGGCTTTGGTGCAAaacctgaagaaaaaaatcaaaatcaatagaTAGAAGAAGAGATTGATTTCAACACCCTAACCTTAAAGGAGCATGGTAAAGATTTTGGCTAAAACTTATTACTctgttattattatttacaatgctttagaaatgcctTTCTTATGATCCAAAGAAGTTTGAGAGTcatttgtagagttataagcaagatagagggctcacaattctttgtcatgtaaacaaggtccgtgccctgtttttgtttataaaggtacattataccagtaaaaaatattgttaagcTGATCTGTctataaaacatgaaaaaaacttATCTCCCTTAAAACAGTTATTGCAGAATAATTGATTGAAATCACTTGGTAGAACATAGgactgatttacatgtaatcacCCTATCTTTAAAAGCAAAGACAAAAGAAAGTGTGCTTATCAAAACTGGTGCATCATTATTTACTTGGATGATTCATTGGTACTCGGAGCTGCATGACCGGTTGCATGCTTGAACGACGATCAAACTCCTCCGGCGTAAGGAAAGGCAACTCTTCCTTTGTCCCGCATGTTGTTCTAATGTCGTATTCTTTAGTTATTGATAAACCTATGTAGAAACGATTAATCATTGAATTCTATTTCATTTGCtttctaaaattaaattcatcgtTCAAATTAACCGAGCATACTTCTAAAATTGACATCAgataatcaaacaatttttacgTTTTTAAAGTAGATGAATATTCAATAAAGataatacaatacatgtaaattttaataacttttgtTGTACCTGTATCACCTGTTTCATCGTCAAATATCTTCACGTAGGCTGGTTTCGGGTTCCCTAATATCACTTTCTGCTCTACATCTAAGTTAAAACATTTTCGTTCTGCGTGAAGCTAAACCAAATGATACAAATGACTATTAACGTAAGAAACAGTTTGATAAAAGAAGTACTGcatataaaatgtgttctaattggggattaaaattaaattcccaagcggtaatttttattttgattttactgATTGACAGAATGCTTAAAtcattcaattatttatttatttacaataccCTTTTCCACCACACCCCTTCCCCATTCAATTGTAcaacatatcttttttattaatcaatGCCTAGTTATAAAACATAATTCCTGCGTAGATACTTTTTTGCTAGAACAACGACATTTTTATATTTGGTTGTGTTAGCATCAAAGTTTGAAGTGTTGATAACAAAACGTAAATgattatgtcattttaaaagtttaccaaaattgataatttggtaaaattaataaagattaataaAGATAAGCATAAAtgatgtattttaaatattttttaaatgtcggTTTTACCTTAGAAAGAATTATTCAAAGTAATTGTAGTCTTGGAT
The window above is part of the Magallana gigas chromosome 10, xbMagGiga1.1, whole genome shotgun sequence genome. Proteins encoded here:
- the LOC105334183 gene encoding uncharacterized protein isoform X2, which codes for MYHFAMEHRLLWLGLLQCVIAAYTSPSNITLIKTDKTIHKPEETDFASKPGRTEEIKNTNVEVDPDFALKVSIRRSKQKHGHCSKRIINICASYNGSNGTKMAVVRVKMQIGWIPVISNDLKNTTGLQKYEVNGDIVNFYFKDLHAERKCFNLDVEQKVILGNPKPAYVKIFDDETGDTGLSITKEYDIRTTCGTKEELPFLTPEEFDRRSSMQPVMQLRVPMNHPSFAPKPATMKIVKPKVKADPDFTLKVFIIRSKQKHGHCSKRTINICASYNGSSVRNNMTIVEVKMQTGWIPKISDDLKKTTGLQKYELTGDIVNFYFEDLDAEQKCFNLDVEQKNKLRNPKPAYVKIYDYFETDSSVTREYDIKTTCGTKEELPFLTPEEYVRLPPIMQARVPLHHPDLAPIPDGTGKKEPGGTGKKKNV
- the LOC105334183 gene encoding uncharacterized protein isoform X1 — its product is MYHFAMEHRLLWLGLLQCVIAAYTSPSNITLIKTDKTIHKPEETDFASKPGRTEEIKNTNVEVDPDFALKVSIRRSKQKHGHCSKRIINICASYNGSNGTKMAVVRVKMQIGWIPVISNDLKNTTGLQKYEVNGDIVNFYFKDLHAERKCFNLDVEQKVILGNPKPAYVKIFDDETGDTGLSITKEYDIRTTCGTKEELPFLTPEEFDRRSSMQPVMQLRVPMNHPSFAPKPATMKIVKPKVKADPDFTLKVFIIRSKQKHGHCSKRTINICASYNGSSVRNNMTIVEVKMQTGWIPKISDDLKKTTGLQKYELTGDIVNFYFEDLDAEQKCFNLDVEQKNKLRNPKPAYVKIYDYFETDSSVTREYDIKTTCGTKEELPFLTPEEYVRLPPIMQARVPLHHPADDSPCWRLNGRCQWTSEPCRRYNSAPLCGGPNNRQCCVIGADRLCEQKYRYGRCQNIGGLLSTCIGGYDGANLCGGGNNRQCCRY